The Epinephelus lanceolatus isolate andai-2023 chromosome 11, ASM4190304v1, whole genome shotgun sequence genome window below encodes:
- the LOC144464723 gene encoding uncharacterized protein LOC144464723, with translation MISISMIFTTLTTAALATTALATGSIICNFSGCTGAQMCFGAVGQLLIFQLSNTSNTDITLIKDDKYIILKKVKHRIVTLHEEYLNQPALFNNGTIKLGKAMKRHTGNYVLEEFGSNGHLLKKVNVHLVIQAPVSKPAVSQTCLSPEQMNISCSSEGDGVELILSLDNLLLMRTRSHSQSPSNSTANMESLANSTAKQIKSSNSNVTISLNGQLTGNLTCRVSNNVSRDETVIHLRSCEDLVSLFPVVTVAVAAGVVALLFLVALCLRVLKPCNQPRSTTVNDDNAEDEVIYAHVRIIKNTRKTRPNSQEDETYFSPQT, from the exons ATGATTTCCATCAGCATGATCTTCACCACTCTGACAACAGCAGCTCTGGCGACAACAGCTCTGGCGACAG gatcTATCATATGTAATTTCTCAGGGTGTACTGGAGCTCAGATGTGTTTTGGAGCAGTGGGACAGCTGTTGATTTTTCAACTGTCAAACACATCTAATACAGATATTACATTAATAAAGGATGATAAATatatcattttgaaaaaagtaaaacatcGGATAGTGACTCTGCATGAAGAATACCTGAATCAGCCTGCACTCTTCAACAATGGAACAATCAAACTGGGAAAAGCAATGAAGAGACACACTGGAAACTATGTGCTGGAAGAATTTGGATCTAATGGGCATTTATTGAAAAAAGTGAATGTGCATCTAGTAATACAAG CTCCAGTGTCAAAGCCAGCTGTTTCTCAGACGTGTTTGTCACCAGAACAGATGAACATCAGCTGCTCCTCTGAGGGAGATGGGGTGGAATTAATTCTAAGTTTGGATAATCTCTTACTGATGCGGACCAGAAGCCACAGTCAGTCCCCAAGCAACAGTACAGCAAACATGGAGTCACTGGCTAATAGTACAGCTAAACAAATCAAATCCAGTAATTCAAATGTTACCATCAGCTTAAACGGTCAGCTGACAGGAAACTTGACGTGTCGTGTTTCAAACAACGTTAGCAGAGATGAAACAGTTATTCACCTGAGAAGCTGCGAAG ATTTAGTTTCTTTGTTCCCTGTTGTGACTGTGGCTGTGGCAGCTGGTGTTGTTGCTCTCCTTTTCCTTGTGGCGCTGTGTCTTAGAGTCCTAAAACCTTGTAACCAACCCAGATCCACAACTGTTAATGACG atAACGCTGAAGATGAAGTTATCTACGCACATGTTAGAATAATAAAGAATACAAGGAAAACCAGACCCAACTCACAGGAGGATGAAACGTATTTTTCTCCTCAAACATAA